A region from the Neurospora crassa OR74A linkage group V, whole genome shotgun sequence genome encodes:
- a CDS encoding para-aminobenzoic acid synthetase — protein MGSVTRTTPFDEQLSILYVDCFDSFTNNIIGLLEERLGANVIMVRIDDKQADRDLHMLLRAVDGVVIGPGPGHPGNPQDVGFIDKLWALSGTELLPIFGICLGFQSLCLNHGADVKKLKSPRHGIVSRSTHQGTDILKGLGDLDCTQYHSLHADLELTGAPPTHFWQPNNVCPDLLPLAWDLSDENNGPVLMAVRHVSKPFWGCQFHPESICTSEAGKDLLVNWWRHALRWSANNGRVKTMELTGRYLPNSLSSFFVDAPIQSGHLQASHLAQELRSAAGRDDIFLRWAKYPAQGVTPTVLLEKLGHRDDEVILLDSQGHNMGRFDILGLVVPGKTANVTYSSYDRTLRYGNHSKNIDSIEECWPLFQEALDIYYPQNQEIDRSKLRSDMDRFIAGHLPADSPFWGGFMGYISYEAGLETIDVRLPEKPTDGSAIPDINFAFIHRSIVIDHHTNQIYVQSLLPNDWTWILRVGSLIDSVSAASSKSDCPSLTSIAESRHLNDTLARSTITRPTGDSYRAQVQNCQDHLRAGDSYELCLTDESSIVIPSDPSSNSHSPLDAWSLYKKMRLNNPAPHGAYLNLPNISIVGTSPERFLSWSRGGHCQFRPIKGTVKKGPGMTHSIASEILNSSKERAENLMIVDLIRHDLSGVVGADNTWVSKLMVMEEYEKVYQLVSVIEGQLPPSELPGAPRGLHVLKNSLPPGSMTGAPKKRSCEILVDLEKRPRGVYAGVLGYMDVGGAGDFAVVIRTLVRNKLEEQEVWRIGAGGAVTIQSTDEGEFEEMEIKAGSVLESMMK, from the coding sequence CATGGGCTCAGTAACAAGAACCACGCCATTTGATGAGCAACTCTCCATCCTCTATGTCGACTGTTTCGACTCTTTCACAAACAACATCATCGGTCTTCTCGAGGAGCGTCTAGGCGCAAATGTCATCATGGTTCGCATCGATGACAAGCAGGCGGATAGGGATCTTCACATGCTGCTTCGGGCCGTGGATGGCGTTGTCATCGGGCCCGGACCCGGTCATCCTGGAAACCCCCAAGATGTTGGCTTCATTGACAAGCTCTGGGCTCTCAGTGGCACAGAACTCCTTCCCATCTTTGGCATCTGCCTCGGCTTCCAGTCTCTGTGCCTCAACCATGGTGCCGATGTCAAGAAACTCAAGAGCCCCCGCCATGGCATTGTCAGCCGATCCACGCACCAAGGTACCGATATTCTCAAAGGACTCGGTGATCTCGATTGTACTCAGTATCACTCGCTTCATGCCGATCTCGAGCTAACAGGAGCTCCTCCGACCCACTTCTGGCAACCAAACAATGTATGCCCTGATCTGTTGCCTCTCGCTTGGGATCTTAGCGATGAGAATAACGGCCCAGTGTTGATGGCTGTGCGCCATGTCTCCAAGCCGTTCTGGGGGTGTCAGTTTCATCCCGAATCCATCTGTACCTCGGAAGCTGGCAAGGACTTGCTCGTGAACTGGTGGAGGCATGCCCTTCGGTGGTCGGCCAACAACGGTCGGGTCAAGACCATGGAGCTCACTGGTCGTTATCTTCCCAACTCGCTTTCCAGCTTCTTTGTGGACGCACCTATTCAGTCTGGTCATCTACAGGCATCTCACCTCGCTCAAGAACTGCGCTCGGCTGCCGGCCGTGATGACATCTTCCTCCGCTGGGCCAAATATCCAGCTCAGGGTGTGACCCCCACTGTTCTTCTGGAGAAGCTCGGTCACCGAGATGACGAGGTCATTCTTCTGGACTCGCAAGGACACAACATGGGTCGCTTCGATATTCTTGGACTCGTCGTTCCCGGTAAGACCGCGAACGTCACCTACAGCTCTTATGACCGCACGCTCAGATATGGCAATCACTCCAAGAACATCGATTCGATCGAAGAATGCTGGCCTCTCTTTCAGGAGGCTCTCGATATCTACTACCCCCAGAACCAGGAAATCGACCGGTCCAAGCTGCGCTCGGATATGGACAGATTCATTGCCGGCCACCTGCCCGCCGACAGCCCCTTTTGGGGCGGGTTTATGGGGTATATTTCGTACGAGGCCGGACTTGAGACCATCGACGTCAGGCTTCCCGAAAAGCCAACCGACGGCTCAGCTATCCCCGACATCAACTTTGCCTTTATCCACCGTAGCATCGTTATCGATCACCACACCAACCAGATCTACGTCCAATCCCTTCTGCCCAATGATTGGACCTGGATTCTCCGCGTCGGTAGCCTTATCGACTCCGTTTCTGCTGCCTCCAGCAAATCTGACTGCCCGTCACTCACTTCCATTGCGGAGTCTCGTCACCTCAACGACACACTCGCCCGCTCCACCATCACCCGCCCGACCGGCGATTCCTACCGCGCGCAAGTCCAAAATTGCCAAGACCATCTCCGAGCCGGCGACTCCTACGAGCTCTGCCTCACAGACGAGAGCTCCATCGTCATCCCCTCGGACCCATCTTCTAACTCACACTCACCCCTCGACGCCTGGTCCCTCTACAAGAAGATGCGCCTTAATAACCCAGCCCCGCACGGCGCCTACCTCAACCTGCCCAACATATCCATTGTCGGTACCAGCCCGGAGCGCTTTCTCTCCTGGTCGCGCGGCGGCCACTGCCAGTTCCGACCCATCAAGGGCACTGTAAAAAAGGGCCCTGGGATGACCCACTCCATCGCCAGCGAAAtcctcaacagcagcaaagaACGGGCCGAAAACCTGATGATCGTCGACCTCATCCGCCACGACCTGTCCGGTGTCGTCGGCGCCGACAACACCTGGGTGTCCAAGCTGATGGTCATGGAGGAGTACGAGAAGGTGTACCAGCTCGTGAGCGTCATCGAGGGCCAACTGCCTCCCTCGGAACTACCCGGCGCTCCCAGGGGACTGCATGTCCTCAAGAACTCGTTGCCTCCGGGATCGATGACGGGGGCGCCAAAGAAAAGGTCGTGCGAGATCTTGGTTGATCTGGAGAAACGGCCGAGGGGTGTCTATGCGGGTGTGCTGGGATATATGGATGTTGGTGGCGCAGGAGACTTTGCGGTGGTCATTAGAACGCTGGTAAGGAATAAGTTGGAGGAACAAGAGGTGTGGCGGATTGGGGCGGGTGGGGCGGTTACTATTCAGAGTACGGATGAAGGGGAGtttgaggagatggagattaAGGCAGGGAGCGTGCTGGAGTCGATGATGAAGTGA